In one Magallana gigas chromosome 9, xbMagGiga1.1, whole genome shotgun sequence genomic region, the following are encoded:
- the LOC105329131 gene encoding tumor susceptibility gene 101 protein isoform X1, with translation MMTSADKVLMQALSKYEYADIAWRDVKNAISYFKDLLPSQDSFIFNDGSEKNILNLDGTIPVTYKGTTFNIPICVWILDTHPYNPPMVFVKPDSTMQIKAGRNVDTNGKVDLPYLRDWRYPQSDLFGLLQILALVFGEDSPVFSKQSHMAQSLTPNPGTFPHRISLPRYTHTESFQRSLPLPRNTHTESFQRSLSLPRYTHTESSPCPVSSSQYAYSGRSLYSGASPQYTNSELKAPVSMQGYNLDIFRQTMKKFALDEFVNILVEHGVGCVEAFCSMTESDFEQMGLDIEQRRKCILAAQQIKDHFFNVLESGLM, from the exons ATGATGACAAGTGCTGATAAGGTTTTGATGCAAGCATTGAGCAAG TATGAATACGCAGACATCGCCTGGAGGGATGTGAAAAACGccatttcttattttaaagatttattgcCAAGTCAAGACTCGTTTA TTTTTAATGATGGAAGTgaaaaaaacatattgaatTTGGATGGCACAATACCTGTTACGTATAAAG GCACTACCTTcaacattcctatttgtgttTGGATTCTGGACACACATCCGTACAACCCTCCCATGGTGTTTGTCAAGCCCGACAGTACAATGCAGATCAAGGCGGGGAGAAATGTGGACACCAACGGGAAAGTAGACCTACCCTACCTACGTGACTGGCGATAT CCCCAGTCGGACCTGTTTGGACTTCTACAGATTCTTGCTCTTGTATTTGGAGAGGATTCGCCTGTTTTCTCTAAGCAGTCACATATGGCTCAGTCCCTAACTCCCAACCCCGGAACCTTCCCACACCGTATTTCCCTACCCAGATATACCCACACAGAGTCCTTCCAACGCTCTCTTCCCTTACCCAGAAATACCCACACAGAGTCCTTCCAACGTTCTCTTTCCTTACCCAGATATACCCACACAGAGTCCTCCCCATGTCCTGTTTCATCATCCCAATATGCCTACTCAGGACGCAGCCTATATTCGGGTGCATCACCACAATATACCAACTCCGAGTTAAAGGCGCCCGTATCAATGCAAG GGTACAATTTAGACATCTTTCGCCAAACTATGAAAAAATTTGCACTTGATGAATTTGTAAACATATTGGTGGAACATGGCGTTGGTTGCGTGGAGGCGTTTTGTTCAATGACTGAATCGGACTTTGAACAGATGGGACTCGATATAGAACAGAGAAGAAAATGTATCTTAGCTGCACAGCAAATAAAAGATCATTTCTTCAATGTGTTGGAAAGTGGACTAATGTAA
- the LOC105329131 gene encoding tumor susceptibility gene 101 protein isoform X2 has product MMTSADKVLMQALSKYEYADIAWRDVKNAISYFKDLLPSQDSFIFNDGSEKNILNLDGTIPVTYKGTTFNIPICVWILDTHPYNPPMVFVKPDSTMQIKAGRNVDTNGKVDLPYLRDWRYPQSDLFGLLQILALVFGEDSPVFSKQSHMAQSLTPNPGTFPHRISLPRYTHTESFQRSLPLPRNTHTESFQRSLSLPRYTHTESSPCPVSSSQYAYSGRSLYSGYNLDIFRQTMKKFALDEFVNILVEHGVGCVEAFCSMTESDFEQMGLDIEQRRKCILAAQQIKDHFFNVLESGLM; this is encoded by the exons ATGATGACAAGTGCTGATAAGGTTTTGATGCAAGCATTGAGCAAG TATGAATACGCAGACATCGCCTGGAGGGATGTGAAAAACGccatttcttattttaaagatttattgcCAAGTCAAGACTCGTTTA TTTTTAATGATGGAAGTgaaaaaaacatattgaatTTGGATGGCACAATACCTGTTACGTATAAAG GCACTACCTTcaacattcctatttgtgttTGGATTCTGGACACACATCCGTACAACCCTCCCATGGTGTTTGTCAAGCCCGACAGTACAATGCAGATCAAGGCGGGGAGAAATGTGGACACCAACGGGAAAGTAGACCTACCCTACCTACGTGACTGGCGATAT CCCCAGTCGGACCTGTTTGGACTTCTACAGATTCTTGCTCTTGTATTTGGAGAGGATTCGCCTGTTTTCTCTAAGCAGTCACATATGGCTCAGTCCCTAACTCCCAACCCCGGAACCTTCCCACACCGTATTTCCCTACCCAGATATACCCACACAGAGTCCTTCCAACGCTCTCTTCCCTTACCCAGAAATACCCACACAGAGTCCTTCCAACGTTCTCTTTCCTTACCCAGATATACCCACACAGAGTCCTCCCCATGTCCTGTTTCATCATCCCAATATGCCTACTCAGGACGCAGCCTATATTCGG GGTACAATTTAGACATCTTTCGCCAAACTATGAAAAAATTTGCACTTGATGAATTTGTAAACATATTGGTGGAACATGGCGTTGGTTGCGTGGAGGCGTTTTGTTCAATGACTGAATCGGACTTTGAACAGATGGGACTCGATATAGAACAGAGAAGAAAATGTATCTTAGCTGCACAGCAAATAAAAGATCATTTCTTCAATGTGTTGGAAAGTGGACTAATGTAA